In Elusimicrobium sp., one genomic interval encodes:
- a CDS encoding manganese efflux pump MntP family protein, which yields MNILSSLLVALGLSMDNFAVTIATGCCYRKKIPTSYVVKVSCLFSFAHFVMFSLGWLLGTEAGKYLRTLDHWLAFGILLFIGCKMIKEAFSKEEEEKCVLHSFKTLCVLAFATSVDALLVGMGLAFSAFSFWLTIGALVASVFVTSWTGFYLGAWLGRKFGKVVETFGGVILIGIGVKLLLEGFGIC from the coding sequence ATGAATATACTATCTTCCCTGTTGGTAGCGTTGGGGCTTTCCATGGATAATTTTGCCGTCACGATTGCTACCGGCTGTTGCTACCGAAAAAAAATTCCCACTTCTTATGTCGTAAAAGTGAGTTGTTTGTTTTCTTTTGCACACTTTGTTATGTTTTCGCTCGGCTGGTTATTAGGTACGGAGGCGGGAAAATATCTCCGCACGCTGGATCACTGGTTGGCTTTCGGTATTTTATTGTTTATCGGCTGTAAAATGATAAAAGAAGCCTTTTCCAAAGAGGAAGAAGAAAAATGTGTGTTGCACTCTTTCAAAACTTTGTGTGTGCTTGCTTTTGCCACAAGCGTGGACGCACTCCTCGTCGGTATGGGGCTTGCGTTTAGTGCTTTTTCCTTTTGGCTGACGATTGGGGCTTTGGTAGCCAGTGTTTTTGTTACCAGTTGGACGGGTTTCTATTTAGGAGCCTGGTTGGGGCGAAAATTTGGTAAAGTAGTGGAAACCTTCGGTGGCGTGATACTGATTGGAATTGGTGTTAAGTTGTTGCTTGAAGGCTTTGGCATTTGCTAG
- a CDS encoding DUF1646 domain-containing protein produces the protein METTLATQTPLWVNILLGIVALNLLVWPLVSRWVESHLELFLLGIGAAAVTVSGGWSVDLIYETLQFPVNVAFIVLVVSVIFNNYSRYIFRVLFAFFRRLEPRYSFAALIFLLGMSSSLVSVTVSALVLAEVLKVVNLERNATIRITVFACYAIGLGAVLTPLAEPMGLTISKALSGPPHNADFFFLLRHFFWWISPAILLLSVAAGYYARNAGTTLRMHIREDKETYASVLRRTWHIYMFVAALNLISAGLRPLAQSTITHLGGKVLFLANAVSVIIDNATLAAIEIVPTISTSDLIYMVIGLAAFGSMLVQGNLPNIVAAEKLGIKSREWAAVAVPTGLVLMGGYFILLLIFL, from the coding sequence GTGGAAACGACCCTAGCTACCCAAACCCCGTTGTGGGTGAATATTTTATTAGGAATAGTGGCCCTAAACTTACTTGTTTGGCCGCTTGTTTCGCGTTGGGTGGAAAGCCACCTGGAACTTTTTTTATTGGGTATCGGCGCGGCGGCTGTAACCGTTAGCGGCGGGTGGAGTGTAGATTTGATTTATGAAACGCTCCAATTCCCCGTAAATGTGGCTTTTATTGTATTGGTTGTCAGCGTTATCTTCAATAATTATTCCCGTTATATTTTTAGAGTCTTGTTCGCTTTCTTTAGGCGTTTGGAACCGCGGTACAGTTTTGCGGCGCTTATTTTCCTGTTGGGCATGAGTTCTTCTCTTGTCAGCGTAACGGTTTCTGCCTTGGTGCTGGCCGAAGTGTTGAAAGTAGTAAACTTAGAGCGAAACGCCACGATTCGTATTACCGTTTTTGCCTGTTATGCCATCGGTTTGGGTGCTGTGCTGACTCCGTTGGCGGAACCCATGGGTTTAACTATCAGCAAAGCTCTTTCCGGCCCGCCGCACAATGCTGATTTCTTTTTCCTGCTTCGCCATTTCTTTTGGTGGATTTCCCCGGCCATTTTGCTCCTGTCCGTAGCCGCCGGTTATTATGCCCGCAACGCAGGGACTACCTTGCGTATGCATATTCGCGAAGATAAAGAAACTTACGCTTCCGTTTTGCGCCGCACCTGGCACATTTATATGTTCGTGGCCGCGCTTAATTTGATTAGCGCAGGGTTGCGTCCTTTGGCACAGAGCACCATTACCCATTTGGGCGGGAAAGTACTTTTTTTGGCCAATGCCGTTTCCGTTATCATTGATAATGCCACCTTGGCCGCTATTGAAATTGTTCCCACCATTTCCACGAGCGATTTGATTTATATGGTTATCGGCCTTGCCGCATTTGGAAGTATGTTGGTACAAGGGAACCTGCCCAACATTGTGGCCGCCGAAAAATTGGGAATCAAAAGCCGTGAGTGGGCGGCTGTTGCCGTGCCGACGGGGCTTGTGCTCATGGGTGGTTATTTTATTCTTCTTTTAATCTTCCTCTAG
- a CDS encoding prepilin-type N-terminal cleavage/methylation domain-containing protein, whose protein sequence is MLFACRKPVYKRFCMKKGFALIELLVVVLIIGILSAVALPQYERAVARARLSEILVVSRAVENAERLYFMANGDYSYNFEDLDISLPAGATKGADNFFYVGDLRYRLEGPEGGARLHAQSAKLPIVFQTLFWVNSNQCIVTNSNKKVLAEYLCKSIGGVNPSPQGTGATIYQVPK, encoded by the coding sequence ATGTTGTTTGCTTGCCGAAAACCAGTTTATAAGAGGTTTTGTATGAAAAAGGGTTTTGCTTTGATAGAACTTTTAGTCGTAGTGTTAATCATCGGTATCTTATCTGCGGTGGCACTTCCGCAATATGAGCGGGCTGTGGCCCGCGCCCGATTGTCGGAAATTTTGGTGGTATCCCGCGCAGTGGAAAATGCCGAAAGACTTTATTTTATGGCAAATGGGGACTATAGTTACAATTTTGAGGATTTAGATATCAGCCTTCCGGCCGGTGCGACCAAAGGGGCCGATAATTTTTTCTATGTAGGAGATTTACGTTACAGATTGGAAGGCCCGGAGGGTGGAGCGCGGCTCCATGCTCAATCAGCAAAATTGCCTATTGTTTTTCAGACCCTGTTTTGGGTGAATTCTAACCAGTGTATTGTTACCAATTCAAATAAAAAAGTTTTGGCTGAATACTTATGCAAAAGTATCGGTGGGGTGAATCCCTCCCCCCAGGGGACCGGAGCGACAATTTATCAAGTTCCCAAATGA